The sequence TTGCTATTTTTTGACTTTCTCACACTCTTTATCTTTGTTTGTGTTAAAGActgatttctgggtttttgtttggttgaataGGGAGCTTGTGTGCAGAACGTGTTGGACTCTGTAATTTCGGCTTTGTTGGATGATAGCAATCGCAAATTCATTTATGTTGAGATGGtacccattttttgttttctctttaaattgtgtttttttgatatgggtatttttttttaaaaatagtgcATGTGAAGGACTAGGGGTTAAAGTAGTTATGGTTGAAAAATTTGTTCAGGCATTCTTTGAAAGATGGTGGAGGCAGCAAAGTGAGGGTAGGAAGGTTAAAGTCAAGGAGCTTGTCAACTCTGGTCAACTTGAATTCATGTATGATTGATTAATTTCATAAGCTAATTAATGTACTAGTGCTTTGTGATTTTagtaatttgttgattttgttgcacacattacaatttttttggattttgaagaaATGGGGGTATGTGCATGCATGATGAGGCTACTCCGCATTACATTGATTTGATTGATCAGACCACTCTAGGGCATCAATTTATCAAAGACGAATTTGGTAAGGTTCCTAGAGTTGGTTGGCAGATCGATCCTTTCGGGCATTCTGCTGTGCAGGCTTACTTACTTGGTGCAGAGGTAtgcctataaaaaaatttgtagctcTCTTTTGTGTTCTTTTTGGTGCTAGAAATTCTTTATCTGTTGCAATCTAATAATGGGTATTTATCGAAGTTATCATGGATTGAATCAAGGACCTAGTCATgtggtagattttttttatagtttttgtgtGAGTGTTATCGTCCTAATGTGTCTGAATTTCTGTTGCAGTTAGGATTTGATTCCCTCTTTTTTGCTCGAATTGATTACCAAGATAGAGCTAAGCGACTAAATGACAAGAGTCTTGAGATTGTTTGGCGGGGTTCCAAGTCTCTAGCTTCATCTTCACAGGTTAGGGAGGGACATGATGTCTATATTCTTTTACCTATTCAAAGTGTTCGACTTGAGAATTTACTTCTTGTTTTATGCGTTCTACTTTGATGATATTTTATGTACTCTTTTGACTCATGTTGCAAACTTCATATGCAGATATTCACTGGGATATTCCCTAGGCATTATGACCCTCCCGATGGCTTCACATTTGAGATTAATGATGTTTCCCCTCCTATTCAGGTAAAACTTTTTGTGGTAAAAAACATACATATGGTTCTCCTGAATTTTTGCTCTAGAGGTCTTATTGAAATGATATTTTTGATTGAAGGATGATATTCTCCTGTTTGACTATAATGTTCAAGAGCGAGTTAATGACTTTGTAGATGCTGCATTGGCACAGGTAAGCAGTAGAAATTTTTATCTCATCAATATTCATGTTCCTTATTGTTTGCACAACGTGAAGGTTAATTCATAGCTTCAAATGGCCATGTTGTGTAATGACTAATTTGAATAATTCAAGTTTAGGAAGTGATTGAACTTGAAGTACTTCACCAAATGCACATGGAAAGAAATGCCTTTAATCCCACTGAAGTTTTTTAGCTCAATGATTATTACAGATAAAAAATagactttcttcttttttctaggCTAATGTAACCAGGACAAAGCATATTATGTGGACCATGGGGACAGATTTTCGCTATCAATATGCAAATTCATGGTTCAGGCAGATGGACAAGTTCATTCATTATGTCAATGAGGTACTTAATTTTTAGAAGCCTTTTCAAAGATTACCAGATTAAGATTACATGGCTTCATAGGTTTACGCCTTTTTGTCATTTCTGTCACTGTTTTATATGTAttgtaaatttattaaaattttttattggaataTTCTCAGGATGGGCGTGTTAATGCACTGTACTCAACCCCGTCCATCTACACTGATGCAAAATatgcaacaaaagaaaaatggcCTCTCAAAACCGAAGATTTCTTCCCGTGAGTTTGATATTATAATTTTGGCACTCAGCTCATCTTTGTTTTACAAACTTcgaatttaaatatataaaccaTGTTCAGGTATGCAGATCATCCAAATGCCTATTGGACTGGTTACTTTACAAGTAGGCCATCATTTAAAGGTTACGTCAGGATGATGAGTGGTTATTATCTGGTAAGATCTTGGTCCTTACTTCTTCTATTATGTCCTGTCAGGCTATCTTGGCATGCTTTGAACATTTAAATCCTTTTGTGTTCTACGATTAGGCAGCAAGGCAATTGGAATTCTTCAAAGGCAGGAACAAATCTGGGCCAAACACCGATGCACTAGCTGATGCTCTGGCAATTGCTCAACACCATGATGCAGTTAGTGGTACAGAAAGAGAGCATGTTGCTGCTGATTATGCAAAACGATTGTCGATGGGCTATGCAGAGGTGCAACTTAGTTTGATTTCCAACAATAAGTTATGATTGTTGACATTATAAAGTTTTATGTGAATGTCTAATACTGCCGAGTTATACTTCTCTGCAGGCTGAGAAGGTGGTTTCCTCTTCGCTTGGTTTCTTGGCAGACTTGAGATCAAGTACGGGACAAGGAAATCCAGTAACAAATTTTCAGCAGGCAATATACAATatcgacttttttttttcttcgtatATCATGTACTCTCTGCTTTATATTACATCAGAAGAATCGTGCTATAAATTATTCTTTCTGGTATGGTGGCAAATCATTTGACACTAAACTTCATATGACTAATATGATTATTAGGTCATGTTACATGTCATCTTTTGTATCTGCTGCAACATGAACTCTGGTTTGTTTCACGCTCAAATTTTGGTGAACTGCACTTTCATACTAAATTATAGCCTGTTGGAAGATCTCAAGATGATGTCTTATCTAACAACAGACTATCCAAGATCTGAAGTTTAggtgtttttgtttctcttaatTTATCATGTGTAAGAGTGCTACCTTGTCTTCTAAGAACTTATTCACGAaaggtataaaaaaaatcattgaaataTTATTCTGCCTAGCGTTTGTAAGAAATTTTGGTGAAGGCTACATGTGCTCACCCTTTTCCTGACCATTTTGTAGCTCATATGAACTCTGTAATcaattcttaattttaaataataacagAGTTAAATGTTCTGCTGACTTCTGTCTCATGGAAATTTTGGGTACTTGGCAGTGTCCTCTTCTTAATATAAGTTACTGTCCTCCATCAGAAGCTGTATTGTCAGATGGTAAAAGCTTGGTAAGgtcatcattttattttaaactttttgattttatccttcattaaaaattaaaactaaatcttgcattttgatatattaattattgtctTGTATTCTCATTTGCTCTGcaggttgttgttgtttataatCCCTTAGGATGGAAGAGGGAGGAAGTAATACGAATTCCTGTGAGTGCTTCTGTTCTTAGTCTTTCTTACGTAATTGAATTGAATATTTTTCACCAATGCTTCATAGCCAGCACTTGTTATCATGctccaaaattaaatttattatcatattgtttagatttttcttcATCCCTTGTTTATCTAATGGTAATTATCTACATGTAAACTGCTTTTTCATAAGTTTAATCATTGTTTATTCATTCTGATCTTTGGGCCTTTCTGATACTACTCCCTGCCACTTAGAGCACCCTGAATAGCATTGCTTTTAATGACTCTGCATAGCTTATGATGTAACCTTGTAATAATTTGCAAATTACATAAAAACAAACCATTGTTTCGGtataaattaacattattttatttgaccATCCAGAAATCAAAATCTGAGATTGTCTCATAAGTTGTATTATAAACATGTATGCTCTCACTTGCACAGACACACCACACTCACACAGCTCATCTACATAGAAAGGTAACCTCTTATTACCTAAAATGAGTGAACATATAGAAGAGGATGTGAATCGTAAGATAAGAGCATGGTGGATGGAGTGGAGAAGCACATCAAGAGTATTATGTGGTTGTAGAATACCTATTAAATTAAAGGGATAATTTTATAAGACTCGTATCAGACTTGTTATGCTCTATGCTACTAAATGTTGGGCAATTAAGAAGTGACATGTTCATAAAATTAGTGTAGCTGAAATGAGATTGTTTAGATGGATAATTGGAAATATAAGGAAAGATAGGATTTGTAATGAGGATATTCGCTTAATGATGGAGGTGGTctctattgatgaaaagatgaggaatAGTTGCTTGAGATAGTTTGGTCATGTGTAGATGAGGGCAATTAATACACTACTGAGAAAGGGTAAGTTGATTCAAGTTGAGAGCgcaaaaaaagatagaaataactaaaataacatttagaatagtaaaaaaagacatgtcaattaaggatGTTAAAAATAGTATGACTTTGGACATAATAGAATGGTGGAAAAGAATATATGTGGCCGACCTAGGACTAGcctattgaggatccatagccaactccaaaatttgggactaagacTTGATTGTGGTTGTTGTTATCAAAAAGCTCCTATCCTTTTGTTAGGGTTAGAATTTACATAATACTTTATAGAAGTCAttcaaatcttaaaaaaaaaaaaaagaattaactTTACTTACAAATAGCTTACTGCAAATTGAACTTGCTACAGGTTTCTTCTGATAAGGTTTTTGTTCAAGATTCTGATGGGAGAGAAATTGAATCTCAGCTTCTACCTTTGTCAAATGTGACTTTGAGCATAAGAAGTTACTACGTTAAAGCATATATGGGTACATCCCCTAATGGATCACTTAAGTATTGGCTTGCCTTTTCAGCATCCGTACCTCCTCTTGGTTTCAGCACTTACATTGTCTCAAATGCAAAACAGACAGGTTAGGAATATCTTTTCATTTACACTTCCTACAAACATAGAACTATAAGGAAACAGTGGTACCAAGTTGCTGACATGAAATATTATTTCCATCTTTCCACTTATTGAAATAAAGGTCCAAGTTCCACCATCTCAATGGTTTATACATCAGAAGGAAGCACAAGCAATACCATAGAAGTTGGGCAAGGCAGTTTGAAGCTAATTTTTACTGCAGATGAAGGAAAACTTACTCATTTTGTTAATAGCAGAAATCTGGTATGCTATATTGTATAAGATACAGTTTCAGTGTTCTGTTGTATTTTGTCCATGTGACTTATCTTTACCCTGGGATATGTTGAATCCCAATATGCTTTCAAGATTATGATCAAGTAATTAAACATGGAATATATAGTTAATGATCTTCAATCATAGCCTTTCTCTATATATTCTAGAATGATGAATGTAATGCTTACATTTTGACAATCTTTTTCTCATTACTGAAGGTCACAGCATCTGCTAAGCAATCATACAGTTATTATTCTGGAAGTAATGGAACTGATAAAGATCCTCAGGTAGTCAAATCTGTATACATCAAAGCTTTATTATGTCTTGTGAAACATCATTATTCCACTGTTATTATATTACTTGCATCAAAATTTCTGTTTGCTTCAAATGTTGAAAGAAAGTTGTAAGATCTATtaccattttataatttttccttttgttgaaGGCTTCTGGAGCATACGT is a genomic window of Quercus lobata isolate SW786 chromosome 2, ValleyOak3.0 Primary Assembly, whole genome shotgun sequence containing:
- the LOC115976357 gene encoding alpha-mannosidase At3g26720-like, with translation MAFVLFFLLSLILLASSESAFIAYNTTHKIVPDKINVHLVPHSHDDVGWLKTVDQYYVGANNSIRGACVQNVLDSVISALLDDSNRKFIYVEMAFFERWWRQQSEGRKVKVKELVNSGQLEFINGGMCMHDEATPHYIDLIDQTTLGHQFIKDEFGKVPRVGWQIDPFGHSAVQAYLLGAELGFDSLFFARIDYQDRAKRLNDKSLEIVWRGSKSLASSSQIFTGIFPRHYDPPDGFTFEINDVSPPIQDDILLFDYNVQERVNDFVDAALAQANVTRTKHIMWTMGTDFRYQYANSWFRQMDKFIHYVNEDGRVNALYSTPSIYTDAKYATKEKWPLKTEDFFPYADHPNAYWTGYFTSRPSFKGYVRMMSGYYLAARQLEFFKGRNKSGPNTDALADALAIAQHHDAVSGTEREHVAADYAKRLSMGYAEAEKVVSSSLGFLADLRSSTGQGNPVTNFQQCPLLNISYCPPSEAVLSDGKSLVVVVYNPLGWKREEVIRIPVSSDKVFVQDSDGREIESQLLPLSNVTLSIRSYYVKAYMGTSPNGSLKYWLAFSASVPPLGFSTYIVSNAKQTGPSSTISMVYTSEGSTSNTIEVGQGSLKLIFTADEGKLTHFVNSRNLVTASAKQSYSYYSGSNGTDKDPQASGAYVFRPNATFLVESEHQDPLTVLRGPVLDEVHQQVNPWISQITRVFKGKEHAEVEFSIGPIPADDGIGKEITTQITTTMKTNKTFYTDSNGRDFIKRVRDFRTDWNLQVNQPIAGNYYPINLGIYVQDSSMELSVLVDRSVGGTSLVDGQIELMLHRRLLHDDSRGVGEALNETVCVLAKCEGLTVQGKFYLKIDNIGEGAKWRRTVGQEIYSPLLLAFTEQDGNNWINSHVPTFSAIDPSYALPNNIAVITLQELANGKVLLRLAHLYEIGEDKDYSVMASVDLKKLFPKKEISKVTEVSLSANQERAEMEKKRLVWEVEGPAEESKVVRGGPVDPVKLVAELAPMEIRTFLIDFDYLQMFGS